A window of Candidatus Bathyanammoxibius amoris genomic DNA:
ATATTACAGGACATTCCAGATTTTGCCGGACAAAGAGACAAAAACTCCGCAAGGCAGATTGATGTAATATGGTTTGACGAAGATGAAAATCCAAAATTTTGTATAGAAGTAGAGCACACAACCGATATCACAAAAGGATTACATAGGCTCCTACAATTAGAACACTTCCACGTAACTTTCGTAATTGTTGCAACAGAAGACAAAAGATCTAAATATGAAATAGAGATGAATAAGTCTCCCTTTAGAAAAATGAAAGAGCGGTACAAGTTTATCTCATATGAAGAGGTATTAGAGTTATGTGAAGCTGCCTTGAACTATAAGAAATTAAGAGATACACTCCTTGGGTAACATTTTAGCACTAATGTAAAAACAAGAATCCACCTTGTGAAAATACATCCTTCTTCACTTCAATTTATATAAAACCCTACACTGACAGCTTCTCGTAGCTGCCCCATTTATGGGGCGCATATAAATAACCTGATAAATCAGGCAACTACCGAAATATTATTGTAGTGGTAGGGTTTACTCTGCTTCAACGACCGTAAAGATCGTTGTCTACCATAATAGTCGAGCAAGCCTTCGGGCTGAGGCCCTCAAGGCCGAAGGCTCGCACGCTGCAATTTATAAATAATTTCAGTCCGTATCGGACAGACCTGAAGGTCTGTCCCTGCAGGGGTGCCGCGGGGCTTCGGCCCTGCGCCAATCCCCCACAAAAGTGTTAGACACGTAACCCTTTCCCCGCACCCAACATAACAGATTAGATTCGTTGACAGAAGGTGTTGTGGATGTTATATTTGCTACGGGAATTATTGGCCAAAATGTTCGTGAATATACTACGAAGCACGCCCGTCAGAATAGTTTACCTTGTATACGCATGGATTGTCGTTGCCGGTATCTGGCTGATCGGCTACATCTTTACCTTGATTGCCTCTGTCGGGAGTAAGCGAAAGGACTATGTATACAACACCCTGTGCCGGCTGGGGGCACAGGTGTCAGCGAAGGGATTGGGCATGCGTGCCGTGGTGGAAGGGGAAGAAAACATTCCCATGGACGAGCCGGTTATATTTATATGCAACCACCAGAGTTATTTTGACATATACACGGCCTTCGCTTTTATCCCCAGGAGCTTTTGTTTTATATCCAAGGAGGAGGTCTTCAAGTTGCCGGTGATCGGGGGTTACATGAAGACAGCCGGACACCTATCCCTGCCGCGCGAGGAGGGCCGGAGGTCTTATTCAACGCTTACGGAGGCGGTCAAGAAGGCCAGAGAGGGGAAGTCCCTCCTGATTTTCCCCGAAGGCACCAGAAGTCCGGACGGAAGGCTTGGCAGCTTTAAGAGGGGCATCTCCCTTATCGTGCTTAAGGCGGGGAGAAAGGTGGTACCGATGTGTATAATCGGCAGCCGCGATTTTTTGCCCATGGGCACACTTATTCCTAACCCTGCGGAACGTAACATAACGGTAAGATTCGGCAAACCGATGGAATTCCGGAGGGTGGCAAAGATGACGAAAAAGGAGTCCGTAGATTCAGTGGAGAGGCTCAGGCAGGCAGTGGCACATCTGCTGGAGGACACAGGAGAAGGCGGCCGTGGATGAGGAAAGACAAGAGAGTTTCTTCGGTCGCATAGAAGGGCTCATAAGGACCGGGCAGGAGATAATACTAAGGCCGCAAGGTTTCTTCAAGAACCTTCCGGCAAAAGACGGCTACCTACGGCCGTTACTGTTTTCTATGGTCATCTTTTGCATCGTTCTGGGCTACAACCTGGTCCTTGTCTCCTCAGGGCTTCTGCGCCCCGATGGACAGGGGTCGGCGGACAGCCCGTCTTTAACTGATGCGCTGACGAACGTCCCCGTGCTTGTAGTGCTCTGGCTCTTCGGTCTTATCCTGGGGTCCCTCGTGCTCCATGCCACTTTCAAACTGCTAAAGGGCAAAGGGCGCTTCGAGTCCACTTTCAGTATATTCGCATACAGTTCCATAGCCAACCTCCTGACGATAATACCCTCGA
This region includes:
- a CDS encoding 1-acyl-sn-glycerol-3-phosphate acyltransferase, whose translation is MLYLLRELLAKMFVNILRSTPVRIVYLVYAWIVVAGIWLIGYIFTLIASVGSKRKDYVYNTLCRLGAQVSAKGLGMRAVVEGEENIPMDEPVIFICNHQSYFDIYTAFAFIPRSFCFISKEEVFKLPVIGGYMKTAGHLSLPREEGRRSYSTLTEAVKKAREGKSLLIFPEGTRSPDGRLGSFKRGISLIVLKAGRKVVPMCIIGSRDFLPMGTLIPNPAERNITVRFGKPMEFRRVAKMTKKESVDSVERLRQAVAHLLEDTGEGGRG
- a CDS encoding YIP1 family protein, which translates into the protein MDEERQESFFGRIEGLIRTGQEIILRPQGFFKNLPAKDGYLRPLLFSMVIFCIVLGYNLVLVSSGLLRPDGQGSADSPSLTDALTNVPVLVVLWLFGLILGSLVLHATFKLLKGKGRFESTFSIFAYSSIANLLTIIPSIGHYACTIYTLVLIMLAGRVVHKLSSIRAVAAPILPALVLWGVMMVLVLSGIIPIERLTSSLK